ATTGGTTTTAATATCAATTGAAACTAGTTTTAATGCATTTCCCGATAATGGATTTTTTCCCATTGAAGGTGTTCCTGTGTCCACAATCCAAAGCAAACCGTCTGGTCCTAATCTCAGTGAATTGGTTCTTACGAATTTTTCATTCATATCTGCTCCAGATTCCCAATTGTTCCAGTCTTCATTTGGATAGGGAATGATTTTTCCGTTTTTCAGAACTTCTCCGATTCTCATTCCTTTATCGCCTTCAATTCTTGGAAAATTAACGAAGATTCTTCCGTCTGAACTTGTTGTAACACCATTCCAGACGATATCTGATGTTGCTGCTTTTTCTAATTGTGCATTCGCTACTCCGAAGAAAAGAAATAAGGTAAGAAGATTGAATTTAGTTTTCATTTTATTTTGATTTTCCATGATTTTAATAAGTCAAAGGTAGAAGTACTATGTCTGAATAAATAGTACATTTCGGGGGAAGAATAGCACAGATTTACAGAAATGAAAAATCCTCCAACTGGAGGATTCGGTTTAAAGTGTATAAAAAGCTTTCGGAATAAAACGATAGCTGTTTTCGTTTTTTTCAATAAAACCTAAACCGGGAAAAGGCAAATGGTCTCCAAAAAGAAGCTGTTTCGTAGATGCTAATTTTTCTAAAACTTCTTTGCGGGTTTTTACAGCCTGTTCAAAATCCGAATCGATTTGATTTCCCCATTCCGGATGTTCCACCAAAATAATATGCTGAAAAGTATCTGCGATATGAACCAATTCTTCTCCTGCAGATGAAATGGTAATTACCGTATGTCCTGGCGTGTGTCCCGGAGCGTTTTCAAGTTTTAAAAATCCAAATAATTCGGCCTCATCTTTATAAAACTCAATATCAGAATCAATTAGTGAAAGATGATGTTTGGCAAACTGAATTTCAAAATCGGCAACAGCATCTTGTGTTCCTTTTGAAAAATCAGGAATTTCAGCAGTCCAGAAATCGTATTCTGTTTTTGAAAGATAAATTTTTGCGTTGGGAAAAGCCAAAGAATCATCCGCATTTACAATTCCGCCAATGTGGTCGGGATGTGCGTGCGTGAGAACAATATCTGTGATATTTTCAGGTTGAATTCCGGCTGAAATCAGATTTTCTACTAATTTCCCGCTGTTTGGACCGAGTTTTTGTCCGCATCCGGCATCAATTAAAATAGTTTTATCTGCTGTTTTTATTGCAAGAACATTACCTGCTAAAGTCAGTTTGTCAGGAGAAAGAAAATGTTGGCTGAGAAAATTTTCAATGTCTGATGGATTGATATTCGGAGCAAACATTGGCTGAATATTTTCTATCACAGATTCTCCGTCTGTAAAAACAAAAACCTGTAATGTCCCAATTGGAAATGTAAAATATCCTGAATTTTTAATGTTGTTGATTGTATTCATTTTTTTATAAATTTGTTGGTACAAAATTAGAGTAAGCAACTATCCAAAATATATTACTATCTTTTTTGATAGCGCTATTATTTAGGATATTGAATAAAATAATATGGCTAAAGTTTCTGGAAATATTGAGAAAAAAGACTGTCAGGAAATTATGCTTCCGATACTGGATGCGCTGGAAATCCTAAAAGGAAAATGGAAACTTCCGATTATCGTTTCTCTGTCTTTTGGTAGTAAAAGATTTAAAGAAATTTCAAGAGAAATCTCTGGAATTACCGACCGTGTTTTGTCTAAGGAATTAAAAGAACTGGAAATTAATTTTCTGATTACCAGAACCGTTCACGACACCTTTCCGCCAACAGTAGAATACGAAATTACGGAACACGGTTTGTCTCTGGAAAAAGTCATTATGGCGATGAAAGACTGGGGACTGGAACATAGAAAAAAAGTCACAGGAAAGTAGGTTACTTGTCTGTGACTTCTATTATTGATTAATTTTACATTAATTCATCTGTGACTTCCTGAACTCTAAAGGCTTCATTCCTGTCTGCTTTTTGAATAATCTTGTGAAGTAAGAGGCATTTTCAAAGCCTAATTCATAAGCGATTTCAGCCACACCTTTTTCACCTAACCTCAACAGATTTTTAGCTTCGGAAATCATAAATATATGAATTAGCTCCATTGCGGTTTTTCCTGTTTCCTGCTTTAATAAATCACTCAGATATCTTGGCGAAACAAAAAGCTGGTCGGCTAAAAAAGCAACATTCGGAAGTCCGTTTTTCTCAAGCAAACCTTCGCCGATGTATTTTCTAAGTGCGTCATTGAATTTTGAAGCTGTCTTTCCGGTCACCTGAGCTCTGTCAATAAACTGTCTTTTGTAATAACGCTGTGCATATTTTAAAATCGATGAAATATGACTTAAAATAATCTCACGACTGTATTCATCGGGATTATTAAAATATTCTCCCTGAATTTTCGAGTGAAGTTCCAGAATAATCTGCTCTTCTTTTGGAGAAAGGTGCAAAGCTTCCGTCACTTCATAATCAAAGAAACTGTATTTTTCAATTTCCTTGAAAAGCTCGTGCCCATTCAGATAATCTTCGTGAATCATCAGCATATAGCCTTTTTCTTCAAACTCAAGGTTTTTCATCTCGATAATCTGTCTTGGTTTCGCAAAAAACAGACAGCCGTTGTCATGGTCATACGGTGTGCGACCGTACATAAAAATTCCTGATTTTATTTTCTTGAAAGCTATCACATAACAATCTGTGGTAAACTCTCTGTTCCCCAATCGACACTCCGACTGACAGCCAATCATACTGAAAAGCGGATGTTCCGGAGCGCCCCAATGATTACCCAAATGTAATTCGGTAAGGGTTTTGTAATGTTGCATCGGTTTAATTTTATCTAAGTTAAAATAATTTACCGGAAACAGGATTTACTATTATCCTAAAAAAAGGTTGATGTATCCTGCCGTAAGCTCCGGATGCTGATGTTGAGGACCGTGCCCCGCATCATTCAAAATAATATGCTGCATTGTAGGTGCATTTTTCAATAACGGAAACCAGTTTTCTGTCGCAAAGCTGATATCGTGGTCTCCGGAAATAACCAAAACTGGAGATTTTAGTGTTTTGTAACCATCTCTGAAGTTCAGTTTGTCTTCTCTCATTGTTCCTGAACCCGCAATATATCTCTGGAAAACCTCCATTGTGGAAGGAATTAATGAACGCTCTAATCTCTGCCCGATTCTTTCGTGAAATTCTCGAGCTGCCTGTCTGCTTTTTTCGGAAGACGGCTCAAAGAACAGATAATACTCATCTTCCAAATCATTAATTGGTTTTAAAGCGTGGTCAAAAAACACCTGTTCTATTGGAATTTCATTTTCTCCCGGAGGATTTGTTCCGATTAAAATAGTATTCAAAACTCTGTCCTGATTCTGAAAAGTAACAGCCTGCGCCACCAATCCACCATACGACCAACCCAAAACATTAAACTTATCGATTCCCAAATGGTCTGCCAAAGCCGGAACCGTACTCGCCACTTCTACAATATTTAAAGGCAACTCTCCTTCTGAGCTTCCGATTCCCGGATAATCAAAAAGAATAACGGTATTTTTTTCTGCCAAAGAATCTAAAAACAAGGGGTCCCAAGTATCCATAATTCCTCTGAATCTGTTGACAAAGAACAATGGAGCTCCGTTTCCAAACTGTCTGTAAGCAATTTTATTGTTGTTGATTTCTGCAAATTGCGTTTCTGCGTTTAAAGCTGTTGTTTTCATAAGTATTAAGATTTTGTTTGTTATTTAATGATTCAAAATTGAGAATTTTGGATTAGAATTAATTTCACAAATCAGCGGAACTTTAGCACAGAAAAACAATGCTATTTTTTTCTGCTGATTTGGATTTTAAATTTGATTAATGACCGTGAGCGGCAATACTCACCTCTTTCCAGTTTTGGATTTCGTCTAATCTTTTCGTGTAAACCTCATTCACAACATGATAAGCAATTTTACCAAACAATACTCTTTGCGGAGGATTTTGATTGTCGATAAGATTCAAAACAGGTTCCACTGTCGCTTCCGGTTTTCCCCAGGTATCAGGATTTTCCCCTGTTTCTGCAAATGCCTCACGTACCAGATTGTAATCTATAATCTCCGAAGAAGTCTGTACTGCCGAAGCTCCTGCCCAGTCTGTGGCAAATCCGTTTGGTTCAATCAACGTCGCTTTAATTCCCAAATGTGCGGTTTCAGAACCGATGGTTTCAATTAATCCTTCCACTGCGAATTTTGAAGCGTTGTACAATCCTAAAAGCGGTAAAGTCGTTAATCCCAAAAAGCTGGAAATCTGAATAATATGTCCGCTTTTTTGTTTTCTCATCACCGGTAAAACCGCCTGTGCCACCCAAAGCGACCCGAAGAAGTTAGTTTCCATTTGTTCTCTCGCCTGCTGTTCCGTCGTTTCTTCTGTCGTTCCGAATAAACCAAAACCTGCATTATTAATCAAAACATCAATTCTTCCGAAATGTTTTTCTACTTGTGCCGTTACTTCAAAAACTTCTGTACGGTTGTTGACATCCAGTTTCAAAGGAAGAATTTGGTCTCCATATTTATCTTTCAAATCTTCTAATGCAGCAATGTTTCTTGCCGTTGCCGCTACTTTGTCTCCTCTTTCCAAAAGTGCTTCAGCCCATAATTTCCCGAATCCTTTAGATGCTCCTGTGATAAAAACTATTTTACTCATTGTTTTAATTTTTTAGTGTTATTTAATGAAGCAAAGTTATCATCAAACCCAACAGAACTGTTAGCTCATTTTAGCTGAAAAATAGCACAGAAATACGTTAAAAATATTTTCTGATTAATTATAAAATAGCAGTTTGGCTTTAAAATTAGACTGTTCATCTTTAATTAATCATCAAAAAAGCTTTCAGAAAAATATTCTGAAAGCTTTTTATAAAATATTGAGATAAGAACTATTGATTTTAATTAATGTACAATCGTTTTCTTATCTACAATATTCTTCGGGCTGTCTCCAAATTGTTTTTTAAAAGCAAACGAAAAATGCGAAAGGTCTTCAAAACCAAGTTCAAAATAGATCTCATTGGGTTTTTTATGCTCGTGCTCCAAAAGATAGCGGGCTTCTTGAAGTCTGCGATGAGTGAGCCATTTCCCAGGCGAAGTAGCAAAAATAGTCTTGAATTCTCTTTTAAAGGTAGATAAGCTTCGTCCTGAAAGATATGCAAAGCGCTCAAGACTAATATTGAATTTATAATTACTATTCATAAACAATTCCAAATCAGCTTTATGCGGACTATTAAAATTGAAGAAAATATCTTTTAAGCTTGAATGATTTTTCAGCAAAATCATCAACAATTCTTCACGTTTAACGTCTACAAAAGTCGCTTCAATTTGTTCTTTTCCATTATAATATGGTTCTAATGAATCGATGTAACTTTTAATAAACTTATCTTCTTTTACAAACAAAAAAGAATCATCATTGTCGGTAGCTTCGACCTGATAAGGATGTCGTTCCAAAAATTTCTTTAAAAAAGCCTCATCAAAAGCAATAATTACCTTTTCAAACTGCCCGTCTTCTTTATGTTTTGTATATCGTACGAGATGATTTTTTCTGGCAATACAATAATCGCCTTGTTTCATCGAGTAATATTTATAACCGTCGTAGGCGACCATAGAACCTCTCAGTAAAAACAAAAAGAAATGCTCCGGAATAAATTGTTCTGGAGAAATTTCCGGACCCAAATGACAAGATTGTATATTATTAAATTTCATCTTATTTATTTTATTGAAACGACTTAGCGCTGATTTTGTTCCTTTCCTTTACATTGATTTTATCTAAAAAAAAATTAAATCAGTCAAAAGTGATTCACCTACTTTTTAGAAAAGACAAAGCAATACTTAAATAAACCCCAAAACAGCTTTAGGGAACGAGTCTCATCCTAAACAAAATTAAAAATTTTCATTCAAACTATCTGCGCTTGCCAAAAGTGCCTCTTCACGGCTTCTTGGATTCCAATTGAGAATAGTTCTCGCTTTATTATTGGATATCTCCTTGTAAAATTCTCTGCCAATGGGTTCAAGGTTTTTGATTGTTGATGTATACTGAGGTCTCTCTTTTTTGAATAACTCGGCAACATCATAAAAGCTCATCACACCTTCCGAAGTGGCAATAAAACGTTCTCCATTAGCCTTAGGATGAAGCATTGCTTTTATATGAATATCAGCAACATCTCTCACATCTACAACACCCATTGTAAAAGTTGGCGTGTACTCTAAATTTCCTTTAAGAATTCCAGAAACTGCAACATCTAATGAAGCAGAAGTAATGCCTCCAATGACAGGACCAAAAATTCCAACAGGATTGATAACCGATAGCTCCAAACCATTTCCTTGTTTTTCGATAAATTCCCAAGCCGATTGTTCAGCAATCGTTTTGGACTTGATGTAAGCAGGAAGTTCTACATTCGAATTTGTCCAGTCTTCTTCTGTAAAAATATGGTTTTCATTATTGATACTGTAACCAACAGCTGCAAAAGATGATGTGAGTACCACTCTTTTCACTCCTGCATCACGAGACGCTTTCAGTAGACGAAGTGCGCCGTCTCTTGCCGGTATAATAAGTTCGTTTTCATCTTTCGGATCTTTAGCAGGAAAGGGCGATGCTACGTGAAGTACATAATCACAGTTTTTAACCGCTTCATCCCAATTTTTATCTTCGGTAAGATTTGCTTCGTAGAAAGAAAGATTAGAAAAATCTTCGATTCCGCCTTGTTGTAATGCTTTAATAATTACATCCTTTTTAGACAATGATCGAAGCGTAGTTTTCACATTAAAATCTTGATGTAATAACTGTAAAATGATATGAATTCCTAAAAATCCGGTTCCTCCTGTTACCAAAACAGTTTTGTTTGCCTGTATATTTTCCATTATTAAAATTTATTAAGCAAAGTTGAGAATTAATCGCAGTAATTATTTTGTTTAAAAGGTCAACTTTTATTTGTTCAAAAGGCCAGTCTTCTAACTTTAGGATTTTGTAATACTATCAAAATGAACTTTAGCAAG
The sequence above is a segment of the Chryseobacterium sp. MYb264 genome. Coding sequences within it:
- a CDS encoding helix-turn-helix domain-containing protein, giving the protein MKFNNIQSCHLGPEISPEQFIPEHFFLFLLRGSMVAYDGYKYYSMKQGDYCIARKNHLVRYTKHKEDGQFEKVIIAFDEAFLKKFLERHPYQVEATDNDDSFLFVKEDKFIKSYIDSLEPYYNGKEQIEATFVDVKREELLMILLKNHSSLKDIFFNFNSPHKADLELFMNSNYKFNISLERFAYLSGRSLSTFKREFKTIFATSPGKWLTHRRLQEARYLLEHEHKKPNEIYFELGFEDLSHFSFAFKKQFGDSPKNIVDKKTIVH
- a CDS encoding SDR family NAD(P)-dependent oxidoreductase: MSKIVFITGASKGFGKLWAEALLERGDKVAATARNIAALEDLKDKYGDQILPLKLDVNNRTEVFEVTAQVEKHFGRIDVLINNAGFGLFGTTEETTEQQAREQMETNFFGSLWVAQAVLPVMRKQKSGHIIQISSFLGLTTLPLLGLYNASKFAVEGLIETIGSETAHLGIKATLIEPNGFATDWAGASAVQTSSEIIDYNLVREAFAETGENPDTWGKPEATVEPVLNLIDNQNPPQRVLFGKIAYHVVNEVYTKRLDEIQNWKEVSIAAHGH
- a CDS encoding SDR family oxidoreductase; the encoded protein is MENIQANKTVLVTGGTGFLGIHIILQLLHQDFNVKTTLRSLSKKDVIIKALQQGGIEDFSNLSFYEANLTEDKNWDEAVKNCDYVLHVASPFPAKDPKDENELIIPARDGALRLLKASRDAGVKRVVLTSSFAAVGYSINNENHIFTEEDWTNSNVELPAYIKSKTIAEQSAWEFIEKQGNGLELSVINPVGIFGPVIGGITSASLDVAVSGILKGNLEYTPTFTMGVVDVRDVADIHIKAMLHPKANGERFIATSEGVMSFYDVAELFKKERPQYTSTIKNLEPIGREFYKEISNNKARTILNWNPRSREEALLASADSLNENF
- a CDS encoding helix-turn-helix domain-containing protein, which codes for MQHYKTLTELHLGNHWGAPEHPLFSMIGCQSECRLGNREFTTDCYVIAFKKIKSGIFMYGRTPYDHDNGCLFFAKPRQIIEMKNLEFEEKGYMLMIHEDYLNGHELFKEIEKYSFFDYEVTEALHLSPKEEQIILELHSKIQGEYFNNPDEYSREIILSHISSILKYAQRYYKRQFIDRAQVTGKTASKFNDALRKYIGEGLLEKNGLPNVAFLADQLFVSPRYLSDLLKQETGKTAMELIHIFMISEAKNLLRLGEKGVAEIAYELGFENASYFTRLFKKQTGMKPLEFRKSQMN
- a CDS encoding alpha/beta fold hydrolase codes for the protein MKTTALNAETQFAEINNNKIAYRQFGNGAPLFFVNRFRGIMDTWDPLFLDSLAEKNTVILFDYPGIGSSEGELPLNIVEVASTVPALADHLGIDKFNVLGWSYGGLVAQAVTFQNQDRVLNTILIGTNPPGENEIPIEQVFFDHALKPINDLEDEYYLFFEPSSEKSRQAAREFHERIGQRLERSLIPSTMEVFQRYIAGSGTMREDKLNFRDGYKTLKSPVLVISGDHDISFATENWFPLLKNAPTMQHIILNDAGHGPQHQHPELTAGYINLFLG
- a CDS encoding winged helix-turn-helix transcriptional regulator, with translation MAKVSGNIEKKDCQEIMLPILDALEILKGKWKLPIIVSLSFGSKRFKEISREISGITDRVLSKELKELEINFLITRTVHDTFPPTVEYEITEHGLSLEKVIMAMKDWGLEHRKKVTGK
- a CDS encoding MBL fold metallo-hydrolase → MNTINNIKNSGYFTFPIGTLQVFVFTDGESVIENIQPMFAPNINPSDIENFLSQHFLSPDKLTLAGNVLAIKTADKTILIDAGCGQKLGPNSGKLVENLISAGIQPENITDIVLTHAHPDHIGGIVNADDSLAFPNAKIYLSKTEYDFWTAEIPDFSKGTQDAVADFEIQFAKHHLSLIDSDIEFYKDEAELFGFLKLENAPGHTPGHTVITISSAGEELVHIADTFQHIILVEHPEWGNQIDSDFEQAVKTRKEVLEKLASTKQLLFGDHLPFPGLGFIEKNENSYRFIPKAFYTL